Proteins encoded in a region of the Bacillus sp. T3 genome:
- a CDS encoding metalloregulator ArsR/SmtB family transcription factor, with protein MDRLFEQYEQKFKALADKKRLQIMNLLTKNGTMCVCDLAPLVDMAQSKLSYHLKILLDANLIKKETKGTWSYYELNQDELNHLLSHELCCVFKSTCC; from the coding sequence ATGGATCGATTGTTTGAACAATATGAACAAAAGTTTAAAGCCCTCGCTGACAAAAAAAGACTACAGATTATGAATCTTCTTACGAAAAATGGGACTATGTGTGTTTGTGACTTAGCTCCCTTGGTCGATATGGCACAATCTAAATTATCTTATCATTTGAAGATTTTATTAGACGCAAACCTTATAAAAAAGGAAACAAAGGGAACTTGGAGTTACTACGAGTTGAATCAGGATGAGTTAAATCATTTACTATCACATGAACTTTGTTGCGTTTTCAAGTCGACTTGTTGTTAA
- a CDS encoding DUF2691 family protein: MRRGISFEIPNEYGSFLGEVLKPINITEYIWRIEGEESYSVEVDKLGELLFLQEKNEIDGLFLKGFLEDKTYNLIFADLKAYPKGKNPANIETYEEFLNSGCELVLLVVDSVYFTIYCKDREKLENLYNNAKLRGFDDLQYITDENDTRTRLSVW, translated from the coding sequence ATGAGACGAGGAATTAGTTTTGAAATTCCAAATGAATACGGAAGTTTCCTTGGGGAAGTATTAAAGCCCATTAACATAACTGAATATATTTGGCGTATTGAGGGCGAGGAATCATATTCAGTGGAGGTTGATAAGTTAGGAGAACTCCTTTTCCTACAAGAGAAAAACGAAATAGATGGCTTATTCCTTAAAGGTTTTTTAGAAGATAAAACGTATAATCTTATTTTTGCTGATTTAAAAGCATACCCAAAAGGAAAGAATCCAGCAAATATTGAGACGTATGAGGAGTTTTTAAATAGCGGATGTGAGCTGGTGCTTTTAGTCGTTGATTCTGTTTATTTCACAATTTATTGTAAGGACAGAGAAAAACTTGAAAACTTATATAATAATGCCAAGTTAAGAGGTTTTGATGATCTCCAATACATTACCGACGAAAATGACACAAGAACAAGGCTATCAGTATGGTAA
- a CDS encoding EcsC family protein, producing MGLNEGNVQKFLDWTYEKVLNGIPGTASVDELANSYTSKHSSNDKAIKSLIRWQQGKTGTNGFVAGLGGIIVMPVAIPTNLASVMYMQMRMIAAIAYIRGYDLKDDQVQTFVYACLTGQSASELVKQSGIKIAQKVGEAQIKRIPGEVIKQINQKVGFRLVTKFGEKGVINLGKMVPLLGGVVGGAFDASSTYLIGKAAEKTFIEGGYDKDNGIIIDMT from the coding sequence ATGGGTCTAAACGAAGGTAATGTGCAAAAATTTTTAGATTGGACATATGAAAAAGTATTAAACGGGATACCAGGTACAGCTTCAGTTGATGAGTTAGCTAATAGCTATACGTCAAAACACTCTTCTAATGATAAAGCAATCAAAAGTTTAATCCGATGGCAACAAGGAAAAACAGGTACAAATGGATTTGTTGCTGGGTTAGGTGGAATTATTGTTATGCCTGTCGCCATCCCTACAAATCTAGCTTCTGTAATGTATATGCAAATGAGAATGATTGCAGCAATTGCTTATATTCGTGGGTACGATTTAAAGGATGACCAAGTACAAACTTTTGTATATGCATGCTTAACAGGACAATCTGCATCAGAATTAGTAAAGCAAAGTGGAATTAAAATTGCTCAGAAGGTTGGCGAAGCACAAATTAAAAGAATACCCGGTGAGGTTATAAAACAAATTAATCAAAAAGTTGGTTTTAGATTAGTAACGAAATTTGGAGAAAAAGGGGTTATTAATTTAGGCAAAATGGTGCCATTACTTGGGGGAGTAGTTGGTGGAGCATTTGATGCTTCATCTACTTATTTGATTGGGAAAGCAGCTGAAAAAACATTTATTGAGGGCGGTTATGATAAAGATAATGGGATTATTATAGATATGACCTAG